From a region of the Fervidicoccaceae archaeon genome:
- a CDS encoding ATP-binding cassette domain-containing protein encodes MGINGIEARELSISAKRRKILENINFEASQGELVVISGPTGSGKSTLMKAIGGILYSVYSGFDVSGKISVFGLNPENALKRGFISYAPQDSRSFFIGRNALEELEYHGINWKEISFPEEKLLIPIRNLSAGEQYRLIAEISFAAKKKVIMLDEPSAFLDSETLSRILSIVKEKSREERSIALISDHRVEGSTIGADRKIELGSPQVSCNRPDLSSWMNKKKGGKIALRDFSLKKGNKIIARGIEFEVGEGEIAALLGPNGSGKSSLLREIAIASSRNAKNEVITSGRVFYIAESPLYPFAESTVIGEIRRWKRKNWENGGMEEKILQAFNLHELSQLLPFSLSIGQSRALSIASSILAEPDILIIDEPSLGLDRCLFEAVIEYLESFRSSGGTVLMATHDPRLVSISDRKIYMESFLVR; translated from the coding sequence ATGGGAATAAATGGAATAGAGGCAAGAGAACTATCAATATCAGCGAAGAGAAGGAAAATACTCGAGAACATAAATTTTGAAGCTAGTCAGGGAGAGCTAGTAGTTATCAGCGGACCGACTGGAAGCGGAAAATCTACGCTCATGAAGGCGATAGGAGGAATACTTTACAGCGTATACAGCGGATTCGATGTGTCAGGAAAAATATCTGTTTTTGGTTTGAATCCTGAAAATGCTCTAAAGAGAGGATTTATTTCCTATGCTCCACAGGACTCCAGGAGCTTCTTCATTGGCAGGAATGCTCTAGAAGAACTTGAGTATCATGGCATTAATTGGAAAGAGATCTCCTTTCCAGAAGAAAAGCTGCTCATTCCAATTAGGAATCTCTCTGCTGGAGAGCAGTACAGGCTCATAGCTGAGATCTCATTTGCTGCCAAGAAGAAAGTCATAATGCTGGATGAGCCCTCCGCCTTTCTTGACTCAGAAACACTGAGCAGAATTCTAAGCATTGTTAAGGAAAAAAGCAGAGAGGAAAGGTCAATTGCTCTTATCTCTGACCACAGAGTGGAGGGCTCAACAATCGGAGCTGATAGGAAAATTGAGCTTGGAAGCCCACAAGTTAGCTGCAATAGGCCAGACCTATCCTCATGGATGAACAAGAAAAAGGGCGGGAAAATAGCTTTGAGAGATTTTTCCTTGAAAAAGGGAAACAAGATCATTGCGAGAGGAATAGAGTTTGAGGTTGGAGAGGGGGAAATAGCAGCTCTTCTTGGTCCGAACGGTTCGGGAAAGAGCAGCTTGCTGAGGGAAATCGCGATTGCTTCCTCCAGAAATGCAAAAAATGAAGTTATAACAAGCGGAAGGGTTTTCTACATAGCAGAGTCTCCTCTTTATCCCTTTGCAGAGTCAACAGTGATTGGAGAGATAAGAAGATGGAAAAGAAAAAATTGGGAAAATGGAGGTATGGAGGAAAAAATTCTGCAGGCCTTCAATCTCCATGAGCTCTCTCAGCTGCTCCCATTTTCTCTAAGCATTGGGCAGTCCAGGGCTCTCTCAATTGCTTCATCAATACTTGCCGAACCAGATATATTGATCATAGATGAGCCATCCTTGGGACTAGACAGGTGCCTATTCGAAGCAGTAATCGAGTACTTGGAATCATTCAGGAGCTCTGGAGGAACAGTTCTTATGGCAACCCACGATCCAAGGCTTGTCTCCATTTCTGACAGGAAAATATACATGGAGAGCTTTCTGGTGAGATAA